Sequence from the Neomonachus schauinslandi chromosome 9, ASM220157v2, whole genome shotgun sequence genome:
CCGTACTCATAGCTCATGTAAGGAATGCAATTGTGTAAGATCCCTTTGGAGATACTCAAATGTTTCCTTAGGACAGTATTTCAGAGCACATTTCACCTTTCCAACTTCATGGGATTTTGTTGACTTCCAGAAAGGCATGAATAGCCCCATTGTCTGCCATCCTAGAAAAGTCTCCCCACTGGTGTTTCTTTAATGTTGCATCCAGTATATTCTCAGTGTGATGCGTTGTCTCTGGAGGATTGTAGCAAGTGCTCAGTAGAGATCATTTGGCTGCACCAGGCAGCTGTCTTGGCTTTGATATATCTTGTTCTAGTGGATCATCAAATCAATCATTCCTAGTGATTCTTTACAAAATTTGTGCCAAATTTTCTGTAACCAAGATGGGATTATTGAACTTTTCCATggttctgttttatgtttttaaagaagtggTTACATAAGGCTCTTAGTTGGAAATGTATATTCAGATGACCTGCTCAAGCATTTTTTCTTAGTTCCTACGTTGTCTTTTTTGCTGTGAGACTTTGTCTTTctgacaaaaatttttaattacatgaatacaaaaaaaattcatgtatttgCTGTGCATTTCTAAGAGGATACAGGAGATACATGAAAGGGTTAAGAAAAGTTAGAAAGTTAAGAAACCTCATTGTCTTTATAGTATTTGAAAGTTGTGACCAACATTAAAAACATATTGACCGACACTGACCACatgatttttttgtaaaatgacatatatatgagattttcattaattcagcaaCTTGAATTGATGTTGCTTCTCCAAGGTTTGGATTTTATAAAGGGGTCTGGAGTTGTAATTGCATGACCAGTCTGGTATTGTCTTTTTCAGTGTTTAAGGACTCTGGCCGATATGCACCCATTTCAGTCCCCGTCCACCAGGGGGTGCAGCTTCTTACCACGATCACATTTCCTGTGTGAAATGTAGGCTTCCACTGATCATTTCTCTGTCACTCCAATGTTTCTTCATGGTAAGAATGAAGAACGTTATTTAGGTGATGCTCCAGAGATGAAGTGTTCTCCAGGCTTCGTGACTGTGGTACTCTTAATGCTTGGTAAGTAAATGCCTCTTAAAATTTGGATTCATTCTTGCGTTATGTCTGCAAAACCTTTGACTATCATTTTATCCAAGAGCTTTATGCCCAAAGTGACGcaggtctcttttctttttcctcaggacAAACCCATGGAGACTCAGTGACTCAGACAGAGGGCCAAATGACCCTCTCAGAAGAGGCTTTCCTGACTATAAACTGTACCTATTCAACAACTGGGTATCCCACTCTTTTCTGGTATGTCCAGTATCCGGGAGAAGGTCCAGAGCTCCTCCTGAAAGCCCTGAGGGACAAGGAGAAGGCAAGCAAGAAAGGATTTGAAGCCACCCTCAACAGCAAATCCAAATCCTTCCACCTGGAGAAAGGCTCAGTGCAAGCGTCAGATTCAGCTATTTACTACTGTGTCATGAGTGACACAGTGATGGGGACTGCAGGGGGAGCTGAGCACAAACTCTGAGCAGAGCAGGGGCTTGGATGCTGAGCATCTCTGCCTGATCCACTCTGGTTCCAGCACAGTCTGTGGTTGTTTGTCCCTCAGTGTCTGCTTGATACAAAATCATACAAACGAAGAGCATAAGAACCAGAAGTAacatcccccaaccccagctgttCCTTAATGACACTGAGAACAGTTTGATGCCAAGAGTTCCTCAGCCAGGGCATAAGTAATTTCAAGATAAAATCACATGACAATGAAGTGGTCTCTTGCTCATCCTTGCAGTGAATGTCCAGCCCCACAAGTTGTTCAGGGACCCCTGGTGGGTGTTGCTGTGTCTTATGACATCTTTAGAGACACACAGTGTGCCTGAGAAGGTGGTGATGCCCCGTGTCTTCCTGACAGAGTATGGCAGGAGAGGTGATGGGAGAGCTTCAGCCCCAAACCAGGGTTTagtagagaaagaagggaagggaagaaaggaggaggaatacATGAACCCgaacaaggaaaagagaggaCAGTGACCTCTGCCCTGCTTTCTTTTCTAGTGAATCAGGTGGCGACTCAGGCTGATATTCAACATGAAGGGGTGGCAGAAACAGAATGGAGGAAGTGGCTCATGTCCTGGCCAGTTAAATAGATCAGTTGGCTTTCTGACAGTAGGAACTCAGATGAGATTGTTCTCCGTGCCCAGGAAATACAGTGAGAGAAAATGCTCTTGCACTGATGTTTCCTCACAATATAGATCGATAGGGGACACTGGGAGGGAAATCCTGTAGATTTTTCTAACTCCTGTTTTACAACCTCTCACAGAGAGCCACAAATCATGGAACTGGAGAATGTATGGGAGTCAGTGAAGTTGTGTAAAGAATAATAGAAAAGCAATGTCTGTTGCAGTGCAAGACTTTGTCAAAATTGTTGCAATCTTCTTTAATTATCATCTCCTTATCTGCAGATTTTATGAATGAGCTATGATCAGAATATTAATACATTCCctattatcttatttatatatttttagtttaaagtgattttttaaattgttttaaaatgtaatttttattttccaacctgtgtaaatataaatgcatgtgaaaatatactttaaacaatTTGAGGGATATATAATAAGAGTTTTCTCAGACATTTGGATAAACATGgtagatttggggtgcctggctggctctgtgggtAGAGTTGGGACTCTGGATCTCGAGGTTTTAAGTTCGAggccatgttgggtgtaaagattacttaaaaataaaatgtctaaaaaaaacccccacacatGGTAGATTAATAATACACGTTTATCTCTTGATTTCTgtaatactcttttttaaaaggattttatttatttatttatttatttatttatttatttatttatttatttatttgagagagagtgcatgaacccaagcagggggaggggcagatggagagggagaagcagactccctgctgagcaaggagtaggaggcagggctcaatctcaggaccctgaggccatgacctgagctgaactcagaaacttaactgactgagccacccaggtgcctctctaatactctttaaaaaattcagtaaagacaTCCCAGAGGGCAGAAAGCCATAGGCacaaacagaaacatgaaaaaagcaGACAGTGACACCAaccaattttagaaaatgagCTGTATATGGATAGGGGCAAACTTGCATGAAAGACTAGGCAAGGAGAAACCCGGACCTATTGTAGAAGCACCTCAGTGTGTGCCGTGCCCTCCGGAAAGGGTCCGGGAAAACAGCACCACATACTTTTGGATAATTGAGGAAGATGGCGTTGCCCACGTTGGTatctgcgtgtgtgtgcatgagtgtgcatgagtgtgcgtgtgtgtgtgtgtgtgttgagggtactggggggagagaaggagtgTAAGAAGACTGAGTGGTTACCTCGGGTCCTCAGAACTGAGCGTACGAAGCATGGAAGCTTACTGTGGTTCAGCTGAGGTAAGAGGAAAAGTATAAATTCAAAGGATTGATAACTTAATGACCAAACTCTGGCATCTATTCTGGCCTTTCTGAACAGAACTGAGCTGAGCTGTGGAAACGGATCGGTGACAGGATCTATTGTCTGAGGTCTTCAGTCTACACTCTTTAGCAAAGAGTGATTAGATTTTCTGCTTTTGGCCCCAAGATAGGCATCTGAACAGACATTGACAGTGAGGAGAAACACTGGCGTAACAATAGGTACATTGAAAGAGCTACAGTGATTAGTCTAAACACTTCGTCTTCTTATCATAAAGTGATTTATCTCTACCTTGGGTGAAATCACATAGGGCAGGCATACATgattcttacattcttttttcatgaTTCTTACATCTTATGTTGTTTCCATAATTCATTACATGTGGTATTTAAAGATtatggaatgcttcatgaatttgcatgtcattcTTGCACATGGGCCATGTTGATTTTCTCCGTACCGTTCTAGTTTTAGTAAATGTGCTCCCAAAGTGAGCCCTATCTGTCATATTTTCGTTAAGTGCCACCCACCCACTTTATCACAGATATAATGAATGAACATCACAGTTAGTTAAACCATCAATCCTCAAATCCgcatttcaatataaattttactcatatttattttcagatgtaAGGTTCTCAATTAAAGTGGCTTAATGCAAAAGAATTTTGGGTAGTGGGAATCTCAGCTCTTTCATAGAGAAGTGTGACATGACCCACACATTTGCTACACCAGGAAAGCCCTGTTTCCTGTTCTTGGGCCACAGCAACACATACTCAGCAGTCCTTCCCTCACCCTGTCAGACTCCCCTCATGGTGCCAAGCCCTGAAATTGAAGAAGAAGACATTTTCCATCTAGTGGGAGAACTCAAACCTGTTGCTCTCCAGGCTCCTGAAGGTGGTCATGGCTTCCATGTGGCTAGGTAGGGAGAGTCCCAGTGGGAATGTGCCTGGTCTATGACCTAAAACAAGGGAGATAGGCAGTCTCCTGTGGGTCTTATGGGAAGGAGGGATTGTAGCATGTAATACAGAATTTCCTTGTGCCACATCACTTACTCTGAAACCCCTGattccatgtttttttcctttaggatcCATAATTGTCAGAAGGTAACTCAAGCCCAACCAGCAAAGTTGGTGCAGGAGAAGGGTGCTGTCACTCTGGAATGCACATATATAACACCAGTGACCCAAATCATAGTCTATTGTGGTACAAGCAGCCCAGTAGTGGAATGATGATATTCCTTATTCATCAAGATTCTTACAGCCAGCAAAATGCTACAGAAGGTTGCTACTCATTGGATTTCCCGAAGACAAGAAAACCCATCCAACTTGTCACCTTTGATTCAGAGCTGGAGGACTCTGTGGTGTATTTCTGTGCTCTGAGGGAGTCTACAGTAAAATGCGTGATGGAGGGGGGTGTACCCAAACCCCAGGGCTCTTCTTGATGCATCTCCCTGCTGTAGGGCCCAAGGCGGGGGATTGCCATCCCAGACAAGAAGTGGAACAGGTATAGGCTTAAAGGGAAAAACTACTCTAAGAAAATATCTCGCTGGATAAAAGTTATCATGCATCAAAAACATCCTTATCCCTATAAATTTGTGTTGAAATTGCTTATTGAAGACTAGAATAGCCACAGTAAACAAATTGCCATTTTGCAATTAGATTTAGCCAGAAGAATTGGCTAAGGAAATTTAGAAACATTTGacttaaaaatcagtaataatgTGTGTGAATAGTTGGATTTTCAGATCaatttgttcagtaaatatttattgagcatatattaTGTTACAGGCATTGTTAGACTAAGGAAAGTTGTGAAATGCCTctgtgctttttgtgtttttgttttatatcatGCCATTTTATACCATGtaatgatttaatttaattaggTTTGCTTACTGTGAGTCGTTGTacttgcatttaatttttaagggTCCTGCTCTGTGACAAGTTCATATTAGTGTTCATTCCATCTTATTAACACCTCTAGCATAGGTGTGCTCAGTCTGCATACAGAAGGCTTACCTGCTTCCCACCAGTCTCATTAACAAACGATCATCATTAGGGGTTCTTAGGGGGACACAATGAAAGAGCAGAGTATGAATTTTCCCCTTTGTCTGTTCCTGCTCTTGATTTCAACACTccttcaaaagtattttttgcaAACATATGGTTTAGTTTGCACACTTCCAAGCTCTCCTGTTTGATCAATGTTCCacactccaggggcacctgggtggctcagttggttaagtgtctgcctttggctcaggtcaggatcccagggtcctgggatctagccccagtTCGGGCTCCcaggtcagcggggagtctgcttctccttgtgtcctctgcccctccccctactcatgctctctctctctctctctcaaataaataaataaacaaataaaatcttttaaaaaatgttccatacTCCAAAATCctcattctctccattttcctcCTTCCACCTCAACTCCATTTGCTCAGTGCCTTAAAATTTGAATGATAATGGATGGTTGATAATTGGTCTTGTATTGTAACACCCTCTTATATTTGTTAGGAAGACAGATATGTAGAGAAGAAATCTTAAGAAtctcttgaaatgtttttaattacaagCTTTTACCATTTTATCATACacttttaccatttaaaattttttttgattgcACAGATCAgcggtattaaatacatttacactGTTGTTCAACcagcaccaccatccatttctaaaattcttttcacCTTGAAAAACTGAGTATttatactcattaaacaataactctccattATTCCATCCCTCCAGTCTTTGGGAACtaccattctgctttctctttccatgagtttgactactttagatacctcatagaggtggaattatgcagtattggtcattttgtgacatttcatttgacataatgtcctcagggttcatccatgttccaCCGCATgcccacatttcttttctttttaaggttggataatattccagtgtacgtacatagcacattttgtttatctatatCTCTTGATGGACTTTTGGATTTCTTCCACCACTTGGTGGAAATAGGAATCTACAATCACCTCAATATTATAGGGATATAGCCAAAATCTTTCAATTTTTGAGTAGATTCCTGATGTTGAATTTCTGGATCATAAGGCCATTCTATTtcaaaatttgggggaaatgttTATAGTAGGTAATTGGAATAACTATGTTCTGGACTGCATTATCACAAGCAAGTttcaaggaacagagaaagagagtgatcACTAGTCATGGATGGAGCTCCAATATATCGGTGCATCACAGAACCCTAGGAGAGTTTTTCACTCTTGCTACAGtgcattgctttaaaaaagtGTCTAATAATTGCTCTGAATGGAAGGTGAAGCCACTACCCAATGGTCAGCTCCTGAAGAGCAGTTTGGGCATCCATTAtaatatgttttctttcctcttttggtaAAAGAGCCAACCCTgcaattatttaattcttttttattggttGCATTTGCATAAATAAAGAACCTATAAAAGattgtcttaaaatatttcaaaggcttGGGAAGAAGTCATTTTATTACTGCCTagtctctctctcaatctttctctgACAACAATCTATATTGGCAAAAACAGGGAACAGGCTTTTACTATCATCCAGCTTTGTTTTCTAAACTATTAGCTCTGCCATGAACTTTCTGGATACTTTTGAGCtttgtttcattatttgtaaaatgggaagtGATGTCttctttagtatttattttgttgtgaCAATTTATCAATAATATATCCAAAGAGATTGACAAGTAGGAGATGAACAGTTTAGGAGGGTATCTCAATAGgtacagaga
This genomic interval carries:
- the LOC123325714 gene encoding uncharacterized protein LOC123325714, producing MKTSTGALIIFSWLQLNWCSQGEKVEQHPSTLSVQQGSSSVINCSYSDSASDYFPWQESGSIHVENKILLPIRTHSSCKECNCASTDHFSVTPMFLHGKNEERYLGDAPEMKCSPGFVTVVLLMLGQTHGDSVTQTEGQMTLSEEAFLTINCTYSTTGYPTLFWYVQYPGEGPELLLKALRDKEKASKKGFEATLNSKSKSFHLEKGSVQASDSAIYYCVMSDTVMGTAGGAEHKL